One genomic region from Athalia rosae chromosome 3, iyAthRosa1.1, whole genome shotgun sequence encodes:
- the LOC105690274 gene encoding zinc finger protein 260-like — translation MAMNSNYFGLPLNLDRACRICLSESTNLSPIFCSDPATDDFSGLYQKIQVCGSIEIREQDGLPSLICDVCIYKATVAHEFRQQCQNSDSRLRLYYNKPAKSNVTDSSTQTDPQTRIILTKKSANPQENYFVKEEMQSANAQEFVSPVESFSQPQLCIEENKITNHTMEEDKMMICNIGFDGNKDDVQPEMLEQNTHHSLFPQRDLEEPGDLITIEEKQTELPEEKEANHKENDMLTDEYLVVGLLNENVEEEDKPRTKRTFSRKAKSLPVKSYSDEEVNDDYYEPSSDSQDSDVMKFKCKVCSKRYATQKGLKKHSLVHDKKHKCNICFKMFYKLENMEKHKKIHASKPHACQLCHASFSKSQSLVRHLKSHTEKVNDIIKQINTDDQNDEKHNKKELKNDEDTDDEVGAVNEPDEFENAPELYKCEVCSQYCSSLKNLKRHTLVHGDKKYSCTVCKKWFFRPDTLKKHAEKHGHGLLDNLVEDNKLYDSDDDSFSNPLESLSTSNNESVKKEGSDEDGGGEYKCQHCDKVMASKKGLRRHVSMHKPKAEPATCEICKKVCASQARLALHQKTHNKPKEKVPREYLCHICSKVYPSNSSLTYHMRTHTGVKPHVCKICNSGFTTTTSLANHLRIHTGDKPFVCHVCSAAFAVSSAFRRHLTRHTGEANYLCKTCGKAFKRLSTLKEHTYTHSGEKPYVCKTCGAAYSHSGSLFAHQKRCRAQYGEMVVDDHHHTVSHHIHVNNVQSAVRSLAVIGQMF, via the exons ATGGCGATGAATTCAAACTACTTTGGTTTGCCACTCAACCTGGATAGGGCATGTAGGATATGCCTTTCAGAGAGTACCAATCTATCACCCATATTCTGCAGTGATCCAGCAACAGATGATTTCTCTGGGCTTTATCAGAAAATACAAGTTTGTGGCTCGATAGAAATCCGGGAACAGGATGGATTGCCTTCACTGATCTGCGACGTTTGTATCTACAAAGCAACAGTTGCTCATGAATTTCGACAACAGTGTCAGAATTCTGATTCGCGATTGCGATTATACTACAATAAGCCTGCAAAGTCGAATGTAACG gatTCGAGCACACAAACCGATCCACAAACCCGAATTATTCTGACAAAAAAATCAGCTAATCCtcaggaaaattattttgtcaAAGAAGAAATGCAGTCGGCGAACGCACAGGAGTTTGTAAGTCCAGTTGAGTCATTTTCACAGCCTCAGTTATGcatagaagaaaataaaatcaccaaCCACACCATGGAAGAGGATAAAATGATGATATGTAATATCGGATTTGACGGAAACAAAGATGATGTTCAACCTGAAATGTTAGAACAGAATACACATCATTCTTTATTTCCTCAAAGAGATTTAGAAGAACCTGGAGATTTGATTacgatagaagaaaaacaaacagaactcccagaagaaaaagaagcaaatcACAAAGAGAATGATATGCTTACAGATGAATATCTTGTCGTCGGATTGTTGAATGAGAATGTGGAGGAAGAGGATAAACCTCGAACAAAGCGTACATTCAGTAGGAAAGCAAAGTCGCTGCCTGTAAAAAGTTACAGTGACGAGGAAGTGAATGATGACTACTATGAGCCGAGCAGCGACAGTCAAGATTCTGAtgtgatgaaattcaaatgcaAAGTATGCTCTAAACGGTACGCCACTCAAAAAGGCTTGAAAAAACATTCCCTTGTCCACGACAAAAAACACAAGTGCAACATTTGTTTCAAAATGTTTTACAAGCTAGAAAATATGGAGAAACATAAAAAGATACATGCTTCAAAACCTCACGCATGTCAGTTATGCCACGCATCATTCTCAAAATCACAGAGCTTAGTGCGCCATTTAAAATCTCACACAGAAAAAGTAAATGACATTATCAAACAAATTAATACCGATGatcaaaatgatgaaaaacataataaaaaagaactgaAGAATGACGAAGATACTGACGACGAAGTTGGAGCAGTAAATGAACCAgacgaatttgaaaatgccCCAGAGTTATACAAATGTGAAGTATGCAGCCAGTATTGCTCTTCATTAAAAAACTTGAAGAGACACACTCTTGTACatggtgataaaaaatattcttgtACAGTATGCAAGAAGTGGTTCTTCCGACCAGATACTCTCAAGAAACATGCTGAAAAACATGGTCATGGCTTATTGGACAACTTGGTCGAGGATAATAAGTTGTATGATTCAGATGATGATTCGTTTTCTAATCCTCTGGAAAGCTTATCAACCAGCAACAATGAGAGTGTCAAGAAAGAAGGAAGTGATGAAGATGGTGGTGGAGAATACAAATGTCAGCATTGTGATAAAGTCATGGCCTCTAAGAAAGGACTGAGGCGACATGTATCCATGCATAAGCCAAAAGCTGAACCAGCAACATgtgaaatttgcaaaaaagttTGTGCTAGCCAAGCAAGGCTGGCTCTACATCAGAAGACACATAATAAACCTAAAGAAAAGGTACCTAGAGAATATTTGTGCCACATTTGCAGTAAGGTATATCCGAGCAACTCGTCTTTAACTTATCACATGAGGACTCACACTGGAGTCAAGCCACATGTATGCAAAATATGTAACAGCGGTTTCACAACAACGACTAGTTTGGCGAATCATCTCCGCATCCACACTGGCGACAAACCATTTGTTTGCCATGTTTGTAGTGCAGCATTTGCCGTCAGCTCAGCTTTTAGACGTCATTTAACACGTCACACTGGAGAAGCAAATTACTTATGCAAAACTTGTGGTAAAGCTTTTAAGAGACTTAGCACATTAAAAGAACACACTTACACTCATTCCGGTGAAAAACCATACGTTTGTAAAACCTGTGGAGCAGCTTACAGCCATAGTGGGAGTTTGTTCGCGCATCAAAAACGATGTCGAGCTCAATATGGAGAGATGGTTGTTGACGACCATCATCATACAGTTTCACATCATATTCATGTGAATAACGTTCAATCCGCTGTTCGCTCGCTTGCAGTTATTGGTCAGATGTTCTAA